The Bombus fervidus isolate BK054 chromosome 1, iyBomFerv1, whole genome shotgun sequence genome includes a window with the following:
- the LOC141445805 gene encoding uncharacterized protein, protein MRSVVFFLLFNLLVVVAYRNEQCQRRTDEQLIWDYDVRRSYRIGAYQEVEAEYGPADVTITCIGVDSLSDENNGAMWVTSGGIGYNFIKIKFRSKYSRGFHYRVYVYGKPHRTNNINLL, encoded by the exons ATGAGATCTGTCGTGTTTTTTCTCTTGTTCAATCTACTGGTCGTTGTCGCCTATAGAAACGAGCAGTGTCAACGAAGGACAGACGAGCAACTTATCTGGGACTACGACGTCAGAAGATCGTACAGAATCGGTGCATATCAA GAAGTGGAAGCAGAATATGGACCAGCCGATGTGACGATCACATGTATAGGAGTAGATTCCCTATCTGACGAGAACAACGGAGCTATGTGGGTGACATCCGGTGGGATAggatataatttcattaaaattaagtTCAGGTCGAAATACTCCCGAGGATTTCATTACCGAGTCTACGTTTATGGAAAACCACACCGAacaaataacataaatttattataa